The following proteins come from a genomic window of Enterococcus gilvus ATCC BAA-350:
- the thrS gene encoding threonine--tRNA ligase, translating to MSNNEVEVVFPNGSKKMVVAGTTLHEVAKEMNAEAVIGSIDGTLLDLFSPIDHPSHVSFYGKDSQEGLAAMRRSIGLVFSGAIKKRYKKAVISEIMLNEHGFFVDMRLDQSLSILTFKEIEQDMKALQKNNNRISKKIVSVKEAKAIFKDNDLQLELLEALPEEDRGCIYQFGEGITFSKEPFALDVKPIKNFKLLKVSGAYWQGNADNEMLQRVNGVVFSSKDDLAEYLAFLEESEKRSHQKLGKELKLFMFSEEAPGMPFYLSNGQTVRNELEKFLRELQTRYDYDEVKTPLIMNERLWRRSGHWDHYKDNMYFTKVDDQDYALKPMNCPGHCMIYKDDVRSYRDLPIRMAEFGQVHRHEFSGALNGLLRVRTFCQDDAHIFVSPDQIKAEISLALKIIDEVYKVFGFEYSVELSTRPDDFMGEIAMWDKAENSLKEVLDSLGYNYAINEGDGAFYGPKIDIHIKDALNRSHQCATVQLDFQMPEKFDLSFIDQNNEKQRPVMIHRAVFGSLDRFFGILIEHYAGAFPVWLAPKQVELLSVAEKHNGYVDALYQEFQENGIRVSKDVRNEKLGKKIREAELRKAPYSLVIGDYEMNGAEFAVRKRGSQEIQKIDKQAFVEMVKKQIAEKNHSF from the coding sequence ATGTCAAACAATGAAGTTGAAGTCGTATTTCCAAATGGAAGCAAGAAAATGGTGGTGGCAGGCACTACATTGCACGAAGTAGCGAAAGAAATGAATGCAGAGGCAGTGATTGGGAGTATCGACGGTACGTTGTTGGACTTGTTTTCACCCATTGACCATCCCAGCCATGTTTCGTTTTATGGAAAAGACAGTCAAGAGGGCCTAGCTGCAATGCGCAGAAGTATCGGTTTGGTTTTTAGCGGAGCGATAAAGAAACGTTATAAAAAAGCGGTTATTTCTGAAATAATGCTAAATGAGCACGGCTTTTTTGTCGATATGCGTTTGGATCAGTCATTGAGTATTTTAACATTTAAAGAAATCGAGCAAGACATGAAGGCTCTTCAAAAAAATAACAATCGGATCAGTAAGAAAATTGTTTCGGTCAAGGAAGCAAAAGCGATTTTCAAAGACAACGATCTACAATTAGAGCTGCTAGAGGCGCTTCCTGAAGAGGATCGCGGATGTATTTATCAATTTGGCGAGGGGATCACTTTTTCAAAAGAACCGTTTGCTTTGGATGTGAAGCCTATTAAGAATTTCAAATTGTTAAAGGTTTCTGGTGCGTATTGGCAAGGAAATGCAGACAATGAGATGCTTCAGCGGGTGAATGGCGTTGTTTTTTCTTCAAAGGATGATCTGGCGGAGTATCTGGCTTTCTTAGAGGAATCAGAAAAGCGCAGTCATCAAAAACTGGGCAAAGAATTGAAGTTGTTTATGTTTTCTGAAGAAGCGCCGGGAATGCCTTTTTACCTATCAAACGGGCAAACAGTTCGTAACGAACTAGAAAAATTCTTGCGGGAATTGCAAACGAGATATGACTACGACGAAGTAAAAACGCCCTTGATTATGAATGAACGGTTGTGGCGACGTTCAGGGCATTGGGATCATTATAAAGATAACATGTACTTTACAAAAGTGGATGATCAGGACTATGCGTTGAAGCCCATGAACTGTCCGGGACACTGCATGATTTATAAAGATGATGTTCGCTCGTACCGGGATTTACCGATTCGAATGGCTGAATTTGGTCAGGTCCATCGGCATGAATTCAGTGGCGCGTTAAACGGGCTGCTTCGGGTTCGGACTTTTTGCCAAGATGATGCGCATATTTTCGTTAGTCCCGATCAAATCAAGGCAGAAATTTCGCTGGCATTAAAAATCATCGATGAGGTGTACAAAGTGTTTGGCTTTGAATATTCGGTGGAACTGTCTACGCGGCCAGATGATTTTATGGGCGAAATTGCGATGTGGGACAAGGCGGAAAATTCATTGAAAGAAGTATTAGACAGCCTCGGTTATAACTACGCGATCAATGAAGGGGACGGCGCGTTTTATGGCCCTAAAATCGACATTCATATCAAGGATGCCCTCAATCGCAGCCATCAATGCGCGACTGTTCAACTGGATTTTCAAATGCCGGAAAAATTTGATCTAAGCTTTATTGATCAAAACAATGAAAAACAGCGTCCTGTGATGATTCACCGTGCAGTATTTGGGTCGTTAGATCGCTTCTTTGGTATTTTGATCGAACATTATGCCGGTGCGTTCCCTGTTTGGCTGGCACCGAAGCAGGTAGAATTGCTCTCAGTCGCAGAGAAGCATAACGGCTATGTGGACGCCCTTTATCAAGAGTTCCAAGAAAACGGCATTCGCGTGTCGAAGGATGTCCGCAACGAAAAATTAGGCAAAAAGATCCGCGAAGCCGAATTAAGAAAAGCACCGTATAGTTTAGTTATCGGGGATTATGAAATGAATGGCGCCGAATTTGCTGTTCGAAAACGCGGATCTCAAGAAATCCAAAAAATCGATAAGCAAGCCTTCGTTGAAATGGTTAAAAAGCAAATAGCTGAGAAAAATCATAGCTTTTAA
- a CDS encoding alpha/beta hydrolase, with protein sequence MPNQPLIYTIEASLSLKASFYQTKNPHPKNATLLYLHGGGFLFGSRDDLPQAYLDLFLENGFNVLAFDYPLAPETPLREILHCLEDAVTWFLAHFQTTLDLSEPDFFLFGRSAGGYLASILTANNYEHQRGLIRFYGYHHFEHPAFTLPNTYYHRFPKVSPLEAQQLIQDHPVADQPLEKRFPLYLSARQYGNWLSYLGPLTKELSLSTTQLTHFPPTFIVHCTDDPDVPIASSRELSKAVSNSEFLELHVAEHDFDREKNPIADDVYQKLRAWLFKTI encoded by the coding sequence ATGCCTAATCAACCACTCATTTACACCATTGAAGCTTCGCTTTCCTTGAAGGCGTCCTTTTACCAAACAAAGAATCCTCATCCGAAGAATGCGACACTTCTGTATTTGCACGGTGGCGGATTTCTTTTTGGCAGTCGTGACGATCTGCCCCAAGCGTATCTGGATCTTTTTCTGGAAAATGGTTTCAATGTCTTGGCCTTTGATTATCCTCTTGCACCAGAAACACCGTTGAGGGAAATTCTTCATTGCTTAGAAGACGCGGTCACATGGTTTTTAGCTCATTTCCAAACGACACTTGATTTATCGGAACCAGATTTTTTCCTATTTGGACGCTCTGCAGGCGGTTACTTAGCTTCTATTTTAACTGCCAACAATTATGAACACCAACGAGGCCTGATCCGTTTTTACGGATACCACCATTTTGAACATCCAGCATTTACTTTACCCAATACTTACTATCATCGCTTTCCAAAAGTTTCCCCATTAGAAGCGCAGCAATTGATTCAGGACCATCCCGTAGCGGATCAGCCGCTAGAAAAAAGATTTCCTCTCTACCTTTCCGCGCGACAATATGGGAATTGGCTGAGTTATCTGGGACCACTTACCAAAGAGCTGTCCCTCAGCACGACGCAATTGACACACTTTCCTCCAACTTTTATCGTCCATTGCACGGATGATCCTGATGTCCCGATTGCTTCATCCCGTGAATTGTCGAAGGCTGTGTCCAACAGTGAATTTCTGGAACTACACGTGGCAGAACATGATTTTGATCGGGAAAAAAATCCGATTGCTGACGATGTGTACCAAAAATTGAGAGCATGGCTATTTAAAACTATTTAG
- the allD gene encoding ureidoglycolate dehydrogenase, producing the protein MEETMIVQPAKLHELIQNKLMRAGLREGHADTVAEHLVFADACGIHSHGAVRVDYYAERIAKGGVTLDPKITFERTGASTGIVHGDNGVGQFVALQALEYAIDQAKESGAAIVGVKRISHCGALSYYVKRAAEENLIAISMCQSDPMVVPFGGSENYFGTNPIAFAAPREHGAPVVFDMATTVQAWGKILDARSKNQDIPDTWAVDADGKPTTNPHEVNGLLPMAGPKGFGLMMMVDVLSGMLLGLPFGKNVSSMYSDLTEKRNLGQLFILIDPRRFTDLASFKHSIETMIEELHSIAPAAGFKQVYYPGETNQIKYEEYSSEGIPVAKKVVDYLESDTIHFDQYGETGSFATN; encoded by the coding sequence ATGGAAGAAACAATGATCGTTCAACCAGCAAAATTACATGAGTTGATTCAAAATAAATTAATGCGTGCCGGATTAAGAGAAGGCCATGCCGATACTGTGGCGGAGCATTTGGTATTTGCGGATGCTTGCGGTATCCACTCCCACGGGGCTGTTCGCGTGGATTATTATGCCGAACGAATCGCGAAAGGCGGCGTGACACTTGATCCTAAAATCACCTTTGAACGAACTGGCGCAAGTACAGGAATCGTTCATGGAGACAATGGTGTCGGGCAATTCGTGGCGCTTCAGGCGTTAGAATATGCGATCGATCAGGCAAAAGAGTCTGGTGCAGCAATCGTTGGTGTGAAGCGGATCAGTCATTGCGGCGCACTTTCGTATTATGTAAAGCGAGCTGCAGAAGAAAACCTCATCGCTATTTCAATGTGCCAGTCAGATCCCATGGTCGTTCCTTTTGGCGGTTCGGAAAACTATTTTGGAACGAATCCGATCGCTTTTGCAGCACCTAGGGAACACGGCGCACCGGTTGTTTTTGATATGGCTACAACGGTTCAAGCATGGGGGAAAATTTTAGACGCGCGTTCAAAAAACCAAGATATTCCTGATACTTGGGCAGTGGATGCGGACGGTAAACCAACAACGAATCCTCATGAGGTCAACGGCTTATTGCCAATGGCTGGACCAAAAGGGTTTGGTTTGATGATGATGGTGGATGTGTTATCTGGCATGCTGCTAGGTCTGCCTTTCGGAAAAAACGTTTCTTCTATGTATAGTGACCTAACGGAAAAACGCAACCTCGGACAATTATTTATTTTGATTGATCCACGACGCTTTACTGATTTGGCAAGTTTTAAGCACAGTATTGAAACCATGATTGAAGAATTGCATAGCATCGCTCCAGCAGCTGGCTTTAAGCAAGTCTATTACCCGGGAGAAACCAATCAGATCAAGTATGAGGAATACTCCTCTGAAGGAATTCCTGTGGCGAAGAAGGTAGTAGACTATTTGGAAAGTGATACGATCCATTTTGATCAATATGGAGAAACTGGGAGTTTTGCAACCAACTAA
- the allC gene encoding allantoate deiminase — MTLEKRLDKNIHELSQIGSDPTGGMTRLLYSDSWLEAQKFVEGKMQEIGLETSYDAIGNLFGRVAGTKYPEETILSGSHIDTVVNGGTLDGQFGVMAAYLAVQHLLETYGQPLRSLEVISMAEEEGSRFPTVFWGSKNFVGEASREQVEAIADSEGLKFIDEMRRQGFDFADDAKKRREDIKAFVEIHIEQGNVLENEKLQIGVVNNIAGQKRYTFVLKGEANHAGTTPMGYRRDAVYGFSKICSEIIDRAFAEGDPLVVTFGKVEPKPNTVNVVPGEVLFTMDCRHTDVDALSKFTKEAEAYMKEVAKELDLKLDIDLWMDETPVPMDEAVVAVVEEAAKAKEKSYKVMHSGAGHDSQVIAPHYPTAMIFVPSIKGISHNPAEATDLADLVAGVEVLAQALYELAYKE; from the coding sequence ATGACTTTAGAAAAGCGTTTAGATAAGAATATCCACGAATTGTCACAAATAGGTAGTGATCCAACAGGCGGTATGACACGGTTGCTCTATTCAGATTCGTGGTTAGAGGCGCAGAAGTTTGTTGAAGGAAAAATGCAGGAAATTGGACTAGAAACGTCCTACGACGCGATTGGAAATTTATTTGGACGTGTTGCTGGTACAAAATACCCAGAGGAAACGATTCTTTCTGGCTCCCATATTGATACCGTTGTCAATGGCGGTACGTTAGATGGGCAATTTGGCGTAATGGCTGCTTATCTTGCTGTTCAGCACTTATTGGAAACTTATGGTCAGCCTCTGCGTTCCTTAGAGGTCATTTCTATGGCAGAAGAAGAGGGCAGTCGTTTTCCTACAGTCTTTTGGGGAAGTAAAAACTTTGTTGGTGAAGCCTCCAGAGAACAGGTGGAAGCCATCGCCGATTCTGAAGGATTGAAATTTATAGATGAAATGCGTCGTCAAGGGTTTGACTTTGCGGATGACGCGAAGAAACGGCGGGAGGATATCAAAGCGTTTGTTGAGATCCACATTGAACAAGGAAATGTTTTAGAAAATGAAAAACTGCAAATCGGTGTCGTGAACAATATCGCGGGCCAGAAGCGTTATACCTTTGTTTTAAAGGGTGAGGCCAACCATGCTGGAACAACACCGATGGGCTATCGTCGTGACGCTGTGTACGGATTCTCAAAAATTTGTTCAGAAATTATCGATCGTGCCTTTGCAGAAGGGGATCCTCTCGTGGTTACTTTCGGCAAGGTCGAGCCTAAACCAAATACAGTAAATGTCGTGCCGGGCGAAGTCCTATTTACGATGGATTGCCGTCATACAGACGTGGATGCGTTAAGCAAATTCACGAAAGAGGCAGAAGCGTACATGAAAGAAGTCGCAAAAGAGCTGGACTTGAAATTAGATATCGACCTTTGGATGGATGAAACGCCAGTTCCAATGGATGAAGCAGTTGTTGCCGTTGTCGAAGAAGCAGCAAAAGCGAAAGAAAAGAGCTATAAAGTGATGCACAGTGGTGCAGGTCATGATTCTCAAGTGATTGCGCCGCATTATCCGACAGCAATGATTTTTGTGCCAAGCATCAAAGGAATCAGCCATAATCCAGCAGAAGCGACAGATTTGGCAGACTTGGTTGCCGGAGTCGAAGTACTGGCGCAAGCATTATATGAACTGGCATACAAAGAGTAG
- the allD gene encoding ureidoglycolate dehydrogenase: MKVTKTELHQLIKDKIHQAGLPEEQAEIVSDVLTFADARGIHSHGAMRVEYYSERIAKGGITQNPAFHFSKTGPSCGIFEGDNGSGFVAAEKAMDQAIEIAKETGIAVIGIRNISHSGALAYYVERAAENDMVAVSVCQSDPMVVPFGGSEPFFGTNPIAFAAPSNDERIITFDMATTVQAWGKILHARSRKESIPDTWAVDEQGNPTTDSTKVNALVPIAGAKGYGLMMMVDVLSGVLLGVPFGKHVSSMYHDLSKGRELGQLHIVINPEFFVGLEPFKQTISTMLDELKTVAPSAGFKEVNYPGERGRMREKNYEENGIEIVDDIYEYLTSDAIHYDRYDHKNKFAE, translated from the coding sequence ATGAAAGTAACAAAGACGGAGCTGCATCAATTAATCAAAGATAAGATTCATCAAGCGGGATTACCTGAGGAGCAGGCGGAGATCGTTAGTGACGTACTGACTTTTGCTGACGCAAGGGGAATCCACTCGCATGGAGCGATGCGTGTCGAATATTATTCAGAACGGATCGCCAAAGGGGGAATCACACAAAATCCGGCATTTCATTTTTCAAAAACGGGTCCAAGCTGCGGGATTTTTGAAGGTGATAATGGTTCAGGGTTTGTAGCAGCGGAAAAAGCAATGGATCAAGCGATCGAGATTGCTAAGGAAACAGGGATCGCTGTGATCGGTATTAGAAATATTTCTCATAGTGGCGCTTTGGCGTATTATGTCGAACGGGCCGCGGAAAATGATATGGTTGCGGTATCGGTTTGCCAATCCGATCCTATGGTAGTGCCTTTCGGCGGGAGCGAGCCTTTCTTTGGAACCAATCCGATCGCGTTTGCGGCACCAAGCAACGACGAACGAATCATTACTTTTGATATGGCAACGACGGTTCAGGCGTGGGGGAAAATTTTACACGCGCGTTCTCGTAAAGAATCGATCCCGGATACGTGGGCGGTGGATGAACAAGGGAATCCGACGACAGATTCGACGAAGGTCAATGCTTTAGTCCCGATTGCAGGAGCAAAGGGCTATGGGTTGATGATGATGGTGGATGTCTTATCCGGGGTGCTATTAGGCGTTCCGTTTGGGAAACATGTATCCTCGATGTATCATGATCTTTCAAAAGGAAGAGAACTAGGGCAGTTGCATATTGTCATAAATCCAGAATTTTTTGTTGGGTTGGAACCATTTAAGCAGACGATTTCTACGATGCTGGATGAGCTGAAAACTGTCGCGCCCAGCGCAGGCTTCAAAGAAGTAAATTATCCTGGGGAACGTGGAAGAATGCGAGAGAAAAATTACGAGGAAAACGGTATTGAAATCGTTGATGACATTTATGAATACTTAACGAGTGACGCGATTCATTACGATCGTTACGATCACAAAAACAAGTTCGCTGAATAA
- the allE gene encoding (S)-ureidoglycine aminohydrolase: MGYKNNNTGYIEGLLESRAVIKKNNYAVLPHDGLVNNVIPGFENCDCSILGSTKLGASFVDYIMTFHKEGKNERGFGGEGIETLVYVIDGKLTVSDSKESHTVASGGYVYLPAGEKMFLANAQEEETEFFLYKKRYQPLEGYSAYKVVGNVNEMEPIEYEGMKDVLLWDFLPKDLGFDMNFHILSFEPGASHGYIETHYQEHGAYLLSGKGMYNLDNDWLPVEKGDYIFMSAYVHQAAYAVGRKEPLKYVYSKDCNRDPEI, encoded by the coding sequence ATGGGGTACAAGAATAATAATACTGGCTATATCGAAGGGTTATTAGAATCAAGAGCAGTGATCAAGAAAAATAATTATGCAGTTCTTCCTCACGACGGATTGGTAAACAATGTGATCCCGGGATTTGAGAATTGCGATTGTTCTATATTGGGGTCAACAAAACTTGGTGCAAGCTTTGTTGATTACATCATGACATTCCATAAAGAAGGAAAAAATGAACGCGGCTTTGGCGGAGAAGGCATCGAAACGTTGGTCTACGTGATCGACGGTAAGCTGACGGTCAGCGACAGCAAGGAAAGTCATACGGTCGCTTCGGGTGGTTATGTGTATCTACCCGCAGGAGAAAAAATGTTTTTAGCAAATGCACAAGAGGAAGAAACCGAGTTCTTTCTATATAAGAAACGCTATCAACCATTAGAGGGCTACAGCGCTTATAAAGTCGTCGGGAACGTGAATGAAATGGAACCGATCGAATATGAAGGCATGAAAGATGTGTTACTTTGGGATTTTCTGCCGAAGGACCTTGGCTTCGATATGAATTTCCATATCCTGTCGTTTGAACCAGGAGCTAGTCATGGGTATATCGAGACCCATTATCAAGAACATGGGGCGTACCTGCTCTCTGGAAAAGGAATGTACAACTTGGATAATGACTGGCTGCCTGTCGAAAAAGGCGACTACATTTTCATGAGTGCTTATGTTCATCAGGCAGCGTATGCTGTTGGGCGGAAAGAGCCTTTAAAATATGTCTATTCGAAGGACTGCAATCGTGATCCTGAAATTTAA